The following nucleotide sequence is from Pseudomonadota bacterium.
AATGTAAGATTATTTTTTAATGTGAAACTAATATCTTTAAGGCATCATTATGAGAATTTTAATTGTCGATGACGAATATTCGCTGCTTAAACAATTACAGCAACTTTTTGAAAGTCAGCGTTACACAGTTGAAACGGCAACAGATGGCGAGGATGCGTTTGATAAGTTGTTCGCTACCTCTTTCGATTTGATTATTTTGGATATCATGATGCCTAAGGTCGATGGCCTGACTGTTTTGAAAGAGATTCGAAAAGCCGGAATCAAAACTCCGGTTCTGATGCTCACGGCTAAAGGAGATGTGGATGATAAGATCAAGGGGCTTGATCTTGGAGCAGATGACTATCTGCCAAAACCATTTTCTTCGGATGAACTGATGGCGCGTGTCCGCGCCCTTTTCAGGCGATCAGGCGGTCAGATTGAGTCGGTATTACAGGTTTATGATCTTAAGCTTGATACCGTTAGCCGGGATGTAACAAAAGACAAAAAGTTGCTTGAACTGACTCCCAGAGAATTTTCTATTTTAGAATTTCTTCTTTATAATAAAAACAGAGTAGTATCCAGATTCAGCCTGGCCGAACATGTTTGGGGAGATGATTTTGATCCTTTCAGCATGTCAAATTTTATGGATGTTCATATCAAAAATCTTCGGCATAAA
It contains:
- a CDS encoding response regulator transcription factor: MRILIVDDEYSLLKQLQQLFESQRYTVETATDGEDAFDKLFATSFDLIILDIMMPKVDGLTVLKEIRKAGIKTPVLMLTAKGDVDDKIKGLDLGADDYLPKPFSSDELMARVRALFRRSGGQIESVLQVYDLKLDTVSRDVTKDKKLLELTPREFSILEFLLYNKNRVVSRFSLAEHVWGDDFDPFSMSNFMDVHIKNLRHKIGDSIIQTIRGVGYIIKDQQE